GTGCCCTGGTGCGCGAGCGCGAAGAGACCCTGGCGGTCGCGTACGGCCCCGGTGAAGGCGCCGCGCACGTGCCCGAAGAGCTCCGACTCGAGCAACGTCGGCGAGAAGGTGGCGCAGTTGACCGCCTGGAAGGGCGCCCGCCGGCGCGGGCTCTCCGCGTGAATCGCCCGGGCTACGAGCTCCTTGCCCGTCCCGGTTTCGCCGCCGACCAAGACCGTGCACTGGGCGCGGGCGACCCGCCGCAGCTTGGCGAAGAGCGCCTCCATCTCGGGCGCCACCGTGAAGATGCCGTGGAAGGAGCGCAGCCGGAGATGCGGCGGGGGTTGCAGGATGGTGCGCAACGCGTTGCAACCTTATGAATCATACCGCGGTGCAGCGCAAGCGAAAGGTGCGATTTTCCGCGACGGTGGCACGCGGGCACCGTGCTTGCTGGAAACAAGACCCCGAGGCGGTGGCGACGACCGGCGAAATGTGCCCCGAGCACGTCAGCCGGCGGTGCGTGGGCGTCCACGGCGATTGGGCTGGAGAGCAGAAGGTGAAGCCGTGGACGCCTCGCGCCGGTGTCGCGCGCGGATGAGGCGGAGCGCCCGGCCAAGGCGGCCGGGAGAATCGTCACCCAGAGTCAACGAGACGAAGGGAGAGCCGATGCGCCTCGCGAGCCCAACCCACGTGACCAGACTCCGCCGCGTTCTCGATTACCTGGCGCGAGCCAGCAGCGTCGACCACGCCTCCACGGAATTGGTGGAGCCGCACGTCCGATGCCTGGTCGCGGACCATCTCGGCGTCGGGCCGGAAGACCTCGCGCCCGAGGTGTCGCTCCGCGACGATCTCGCGGCCGACTCGCTCGATCTCGTCGAGCTCGCGCTCGTCCTGGAGGGCGAGTTCGGCATCACGGTACCCGAGGCGGTCCTCGAGGAGGTGCGCACCTACGGGGAGCTGGTGGGCGCCGTCGAGGCCCTCGTCCGTCGGCGCGAGGCGGATGGGGCGCATCCGAACGGCGACCTCACGCCGGTCCGCGTGCGGGTCGTTCCGGCGCCCGGTCGGATGACCGGCGACCTCGAGCGCACGGACTGGCTCACGCCCTACACCGCCGAGACCATCGCCGAGGACGCGCTGCGCAGCGGCCCCGGGGCACGGCTGGAGGTCAGCGTGCCGCCCGACCTGAGCGACGCCGAGCTGGCCGGCTTCCGCGACCAGCTCGCCTGGCTCGACGACCGCCGTATCCAGGTGCGCGTCTGGCGGGATCGTCAGCTGCGACGTCAACACGCCGCCTGACCGGTCGGGCGGACCGCGTCCTCCAGCCACCCGGCGACCGTCGCCACGAACCGCTCCGGCGCCTCGAGCTGCGGCACGTGGCCGACGCGCTCGAAGACCGCGAGCCGCCAGTCGGGCCGGAGCTTTGCCAGTGCGCGGGAGGCCGCGAGCGGGACGAGACGGTCCTCGCTGCCCTGGACGAGCAGCGTCGGCGCCGTGATCCGGCGAATCGTCGCCTGCACCTCGCGCCGCCGGGCGAGCACGGCGAGGATGGAGCGGGCCGCCTCGAGGAAAGCCGGCTGCGCCCATGGCATGCGCTGGCGCTCGCGCGCGAGTGCGACGTGGGCAGCGACGACGTCGGGCGGTACGGACGTCGGGTCGGCGCAGCAGAGCGCGAGCGTCTGCCGCACGAGCCGCTCGGGCCCCAGCCAGGCCGCCCGCCAGCGGAGGAACCGCTCGCCGACACCCGGGAACGCATAGGCCGCGAAGGTGAGCGCGACCGCAGGATCGAGGAGCGCACCCCGGGGCCGCGGCTGCGCCGGCCCGACGAGCACGAGGCCGGCGACCTTCTCCGGCCGCGCCGCCGCTTCCATCATCGCGATGAGCCCGCCCATCGAGTTCCCGACCAGGACGGCCGGGCCGCCGTCAACCGCGTCGAGCAGTCGATCGAGGAGCTCGACGTTCGGCCGGACACGCGCCGAGCGGCCGGCCAGCGGCGTCCGGCCGAAGCCGGGCAGGTCCGGCGCGAGCACGCGGGCGTGAGCGGCGAGCCCGGCGCCGACCGCCAGCCAGTTGGCGTGCGAGCCGCCGAGCCCGTGGACCAGGACCATGGTCGGACCCGTGCCGCCGAAGTCGGCGAGGTGGATGGGGCCGTCGACGTCGAGCGTGCGGGAGCGCATCGGCGCATCTTATGCGACACGGTGGGCCAGGCGAAGGGTGGCGTGATCGCGCCAGTGCCCCCTGCTATACGGGGCGGCTCGCGCCACGATGACACTTCGTGTGCTCACCTATCTCGCGCCGAGCATCCCGCTCGGGCTGTTCGAGCTCGTGGTCGAGCGACTGCGCCGCGTTCTCGGCGTAGGTGCGACGCTCCGCGCGGAGGCGCGGCACTCGGGGCCGCCGCCCGACATCCCGGACCCGTTCTCGGCGGACGAGGCAGACCTCGCGTTCCTGTGCTCGCCGAGCTTCGCCTGGCTTTCGGGGATGCGCCCGTCGCCGATAGAGCTCGTGCCGGCCGCCCCGGTGTTCCTCGAGCCACGCACCGCGGGACGCCCGGTCTACTTCTCCGACGTGATCGTCCACCCCGGGGTCGCGTCCGCTTCGTTCGAGGAGCGCAATCTCCTCGCGCGGCTCCGGGCCCTCGGCGAGGACCGGCATTTCCTGAGAACGGCTCGCCGCTCCGGTTCCCATCTGCGCTCGGTGGAGTTGACGGCGCGCGGGGAGGTGGACGGCGCGGCGGTCGACTCGAACGTGCTCGCGCTGCTGCGGCGCCGCGACCCGCTGCTGTGCGAGCGGGTGCGCGTCGTCGCGTCCTGGGGGCCGTATGCCGTTCAGCCGATCGTGGTCCGCGGCGGGACGGCCATCGCCCGCATCCTGCTGGCCATGGGCCGCGAGCCGGCCGTCCGTGCCGCGCTCGCGGCGTTCGGCGTCGGCGGCTTCGCGCCAACGTCGCGGGCTGCCTACGAAGCCGACCTCGCCGCACTCGGGAGCGACCTACACCTCGCTGAGCTGCCGGTCGCCGAAGGCCGTGTCCAGCAGTGCTCCTCGGCATCCTGAGCGGCGTCGCCGTCCAGGCGTTGATCCACACGACTCGCCGTAGCGAGGTATGTTATTGATGCCCATGCGCACCTCGCGGACGATCCTCGTGGCCGCCGGGGCGCTCGGCCTGCTCGCCCTCGTCTACTGCTTCGGCGCCGCCTCCATCGCCGCCGTCCTCACGCACGTCACCTGGTGGCAGTTCGTCCTCATCTGCCTGGTCCACAGCCTCAACGTGGTCGTCGACAGCTACGGGTGGCGATATGCCATCGCCGGCGACGGTGCGCCGTTCCATCGGCTCGTGGCGGCCCGCTGCGCCGGCGACGCGGTCAACGCGGTCACCGCCGTGGCCGCGGTCGGCGGGGAGCTCACCAAGGCGTGGCTGCTGCGACATGACCTCGCCTACCGCGAGAGCGTCCCCTCGTTGATCGTCGCGAAGACCGCCGAGGTGCTCTCGCAAGCTCTCCTGCTCGCCCTCGGCGTCGTGCTCGCGTGGACCACGGCAGCGGTCGCGCCGGCGCTGCGCGCCGCGATGCTGTACTTGCTCGTCTTCGAGGTGATCGGCGCGGGAGGCTTTCTCGGGGTGCAGGTCGCGGGGGCGGTCGGCAAGGCCGGGCGCGTCCTCACCTGGATCGGCGGCAGAGGGGTACACCATGCGGAACGGCTCGATGAGGCGCTGCGCGGCTTCTACCGCAACCAGTGGCCGCGGTTCCTCGTTTCGGTGGGACTGTACTTCGTCGGCTGGCTGCTCGGGGCCGTGCAGGGCGTCCTCATCCTGCAGAGCCTGGGGCTGCCCGGATCGCTCGTCACGGCCACCATCATCGAAGCGCTGTGGTCCGCCGTCCGCTTCGTCACCTTCTTCGTGCCTGCCAGCCTCGGCACGCTCGAAGGAGCCACGGCGGCGGCGTTCAGCGCCTTCGGATTCAGCGCCGGCGCTGGCCTGGCGTTCACCCTCGTCCGCCGCGCCTCTCAGGCAGTGTGGATCGGCGTGGGCGCCGTCGTCCTCATGGCCATGCGTCCGGCCCCTGTCGTGGCAGCCGAGCAGGCGGCGCCCGTCGCGTCCGCCCTCGACTAGGAGCGCGACCCAAGACTTCTTGGGTCGCGAAACGGACGCGAGCATGTGGCGTCGGTATCACGCGCCGCCGTCGTGCCGCGGCTGGCGAAGCCAGCGCGGCAAACTGACACGCGCTTCCCCCGTCTTGGCCTGCGGGCTTCGGGTCGTTGACGTGTCCGGCTCGTTTTGCCGCGCCGGCTTCGCCGGCCGCGGCATGACGGTCGCGTGCTCACGCGGCGCACATTCTCGCTTGGCGACCCAAGACGAAGTCTTGGGTCGGCCTCCTAGCGACCCGTGATGTAGTTCTGGAGCTGCTCGATGATGAACTGCTGCTCGTCGATGAGGGCCTTGACGACGTCGCCGATCGAGATCACGCCGATGAGCTTGCCCTGGTCCAGCACCGGCAGGTGCCGGACGTGCTTATCCGTCATCAGCGCCATGCAGTCCTCGATCGTCTGCTCGGGACGGACGTAGAGCACGTGGGAGCTCATGATGTCCTTGACGGGCGTCTCCTTGGAGGATTTGCCCTTGAGGATGACCTTCCGGGCGTAATCCCGCTCGGAGAAGATCCCCACCAGCGCTTCCTCTTCGACGACCAGCAAGGCCCCGACGTTCTTCTCGGCCATCACTTCAAGGGCCGCGAAGACGGGAGTCTCGGGGGAAACCGACAGGACCCCGGGGCCTTTCCCTCGCAAGAGCTGCCTGACCGTCTTCATGATCCCGACTCCTGTCGCTCAGAGCAGCGACTTCATCTCGCTGATGAGCTTGGTGAGGCTGGCCTTGGCGTCGCCGAAGAGCATCATGCACTTCTCGTTGTAGTATAGATCATTGTCGACGCCTGCGAAGCCCGGGCGCATGCTGCGCTTGAGCACGATGATGGACTTGGCGCGGTCGACCTCCAGGATGGGCATCCCGTAGAGGGGGCTCGACTTGTTGTTCTTGGCCGCGGGGTTGGTGACGTCGTTGGCGCCCACCACGAGCACGATGTCGGCCTCCGGGAAGTAGGGGTTGATCGCTTCCATCTCGTGAAGCATCTCGTAGGGGACGTTGGCCTCGGCCAGGAGCACGTTCATGTGGCCCGGCATGCGCCCGGCCACGGGATGGATGGCGTACTTCACGTCGACGCCGCGCTCCTTCAGGATGTTCCCCAGCTCGGCGACCGCGTGCTGCGCCTGCGCCACGGCCATGCCGTAGCCGGGCACGACGATCATGTTGCGCGCCGTCTCGAGGAGGACCGCCGTCTCCTCGGGCACGATGCTGCGCACGGTGCCTTTGGCCTCGGCGGCCGCGGCCGCCTCCTCCTCCGACACCTTGCCGAAGGCGCCGAAGAGCACGTTCATCGCCGAGCGGTTCATCGCCCGGCACATGAGCAGCGCGAGCAGGAACCCGGAGGTGCCGTCGAGCGACCCCGTGATGATCTGGATCTTGTTCATCAGGACGAAGCCCATCGCCGCATCGGCGAGGCCGCCGTAGGAGTTGAGCAACGCGATGACCACCGGCATGTCGGCCGCCCCGATCGGGATGACGAGCAGCAGGCCGAAGACGAACGCCATCGCCACCATCACGTAGAAGAACGGGGTGGCCGCGGCTGTGACGACCAGGTTCGCCCCGGACGCCACGATGATGGAGAGAAGGGTCAGGCTGATGATGTTCTGGCCCCGGTACGTGATCGGCCGTCCACGCAGCAGCTCCTGGAGCTTGGCCGCCGCGATGAGGCTGCCGGTGAACGTGAGCCCGCCGACGACGACCTCGAAGTCGAGCGCGGTCAGCGTCACCCGGTTGAGGGCGCCCTGGTAGCGGAAGTACTCGGAGACCCCGACCAGGCACGCCGCCAGCGCGCCCAGCGAGTGCGACAGGGCGGTGCGCTGGGGGACGGCGGTCATCGGGATGCGCAGGCCCATCGTGCCGCCCACCACCGCGCCGATCGCGAAGCCGACCGCGATCCACCGATAGGTCACGATGTGCGGGTGGAAGAGCGTGCCGACGACGGCCACGAACATCCCGAAGGCCGCGAGCGACATTCCCGAGCGCGCCCACCTGGGCGAGCTGAGGCCCTTCAGCCCCAGCACGAACATCGCGGCGGAGAGGATGTAGCAGTAGCGGAGCGCCTCCGGGGCGACACGCTCGTGGAGGTACTCCCCCATCGCCATCCCGGCCGGCTTCGTCACGTAGAGGACCGCCGCGACGCCCCCCACGACGGCCGCCACCGCCCCGAACGCCTGCAGCTCGACGGGACGCCGGGTTCCACGCGCCCGGTCCTCCGCCGTCTTGAACATCCGCAGCATGCGGTCCGTGATCAGGAACCCGCCGAAGGCGTTGGTGGACGAGCAGGTGACCGCGACGAAGCCGAGCAGCGTGCACACCCAGCCGTGGGGGACGTTGCTGTAGTCGCTGCCCGCCACCACCAGCGACCCGACCAGCGAGATCGCCGCGATGGCGTTGGTGGCCGACATGAGCGGCGTGTGCAGCAGCGGCGGGACGCGGGTGATGATGTGGTAGCCGAGGAACCCGGCCAGCATGAAGATGTAGAGGCCGACTTCCAGCTCGGTGGTCACGCCGTCTTCCTCGCCGCCACTCTTCCTCGCCGCCACCGTCGCCTTCACCGCGTCGTTCACGATCTCCCCGCCGTGCGTGACGCAGGCGCCCTTGATGACCTCGTCGTCGAAGTCGAGCGCCAGCGCGCCGTCCTTGACGAGCTCGCGGAGCAGCTCGGTCACGTTGCGGGCGTAGAGCTGGCTCGCGTGCACGGGCAGCGTGGCGGGCAGGTTGGTCGGGCCGTGGATGGTCACGCCGTGCGTGACGATCACCTTGTCGGGCTCGGTCAGCTCGCAGTTGCCGCCCGCTTCGGCGCCGAGGTCCACGATCACCGAGCCGGGCCGCATGCGCGCGACGGTCTCCGCGGTGACGAGGCGCGGCGCGGGCCGGCCGGGCACCAGCGCCGTCGTGATGACGACGTCGAAGTCCTTCGTCTTCTCGGCGAGCAGCTCCTGCTGCCGGCGGGCCGCGTCGGCGGACAGCGCCTTCGCGTAGCCGCCCTTGTCCTCCGCGTCGGCGATGCCGAGGTCGAGCTCGAGGAACTTCGCGCCGAGGCTTTCGACCTGCTCCTTCACCGCGGCCCGGACGTCGTACCCCCAGACCTGCGCGCCGAGCCGGCGTGCGGTCGCGATGGCCTGCAGCCCCGCGACGCCCGCGCCCATCACCAGCACCCGGGCGGCGAAGACGGTCCCCGCCGCCGTCATCATCATCGGGAAGAACCTCGGCAGCGACTCGGCCGCGATGAGGACCGCCTTGTAGCCGGCGATGTTGGCCTGCGACGACAGCGCGTCCATCTTCTGCGCGCGGCTGATGCGCGGGATGCCCTCCATGCCGAAGCTGGTGATCCGCCGAGCGGCGAGCCGCTGCACGAGCTGCGGACTCGTGAGCGCCTGCAGGAACGACACCAGCACGACGCCCTCGCGCAGCCGGTCCACCTCGGCGAGGGCCGGCTTCTGGACCTTCACCACGACGTCGGCCTGCCCGTAGAGGATGCCCGCGTCGGGAACGATCCGGGCGCCGGCGGAGTCGAAGGCCGCGTCGGAGTGAAACGCGCTCTCGCCGGCCCGGGTCTCGACGAGCACCTGCAGCCCGGCCTTGACCAGCGCGGCCGCCGCGTCGGGCGTGAGCGCGACGCGGCGCTCGCCCGGGACGATCTCTCTCGGGACCCCGACCCTCATGGAGCCTCGCGCATGGGTGGGCCGCGCTATAGCAAACGGCCGGCGCGTGGAGAAGGGTGCGGGCACGCCGGACGGAGGTGTGGGCGCGGATCAGCGGAGGGTCCCAGCCCCCGCTAGTTTGTAGAGGTTGGTTCTTGCTGTAGCGGACGAGGCGGATGTGCTGGACGCCGTGGGTCTGCTTGCTGACGCTGGCGTTCGTGTCCCGCACGAGGAGGAGCTGCGCTTCTCCGGCACCGTCGGAATCAACTCGACTCGGTCTCGGCGAAGGACGCCGTCGCGCGCTGGGAGCATTTTTTTCCTTGACACGCACCAGGGGGGTCGGCTAGGGGAGTGTCTGGTGAGTAGATGGTGATGTAAGAGGACGATTCTCCGAGGACGCGCGCTACGCGCCGCGAGCCGGGCGGCGGGCATGCGGTGGGGGCGGCGGGGGCTTCGTGGCGGGTGTCGCGAAGGCAGGGAGGCGGAGCATGCGACTCAGATCCGAGGTGCCGTGGGTCGTCATCCGAGAGGGCCTCGCCCGCGCCGTGACGAACCTACGGTGGCCGGAACGCTGGCTGGCGGGGGAAGTCACCATCTTCCACCTTGACGCGCCGTCGCGGCTTCGCCGCCGGTCGGCGGCCGCAGTTTCAGCGCTTTCGCGCCGGAGCGCAGCGGAGGGCGCCCGGACGCGCTGGCGATTCATGCCGCGACCGGTCTGGATACCCATACGCCCGGCGTTGGCGCGCCGCGAGATCCAGCCGGTCTGGGCGAGGCGGTGGCTGCTGAGGGAGGTCCCGGCAGCCGGCACGGAGAAGCTCGGCGCCGCAGCGTCCCGGACGGCTCAGCGGGCCAAAACCGCGTGTTCATCGCCGCGAGAGGGTCGTGGGGAGCCCCAGGCGCCGCGCGTGTCCAGGCGGCCGTGGGTAGACCTCCGCGCGATCCTGCGTCGCGCGGGCTTCGATCTGGTCTCCGTGGATGAGGTGGCAGAGGTCCGGCTGAAAGTGGCCGAGATGGAGCGGCGACTGGAAGCCATTTTAGGAGGCGCGGGCGGTCTAGCGGCTGCGGAGGGGTGAAGATGGCCGAGAACCTGGTGAGGATCCAGTTCGAGATGACGAGGCAGAAGGTCCGCGAGCTCGACCGCCTCATACGCGTGACCTCCATGCGCAGCCGGCGGGAGCTCTTCGACAACGCGCTGACCTTCTTCGAGTGGGGCGTGGCAGCAATAGTGCGCGGTAACTTGGTGGCTACAGTCGACGAGCACGCAGGCTGCTATCAGCCGATGCTGATGCCGGCGTTTGTCGCGGCACGTCGGTTCGCCGAGTCGCGACCCGGCAAGCTCAAGTGGGCGGCGGGTGGGGCTCCGGTACTCGCGAAGCGCGCCAGCAGAAACCGGCCATTCCAGCCGCGGGCCGGCGGTGCGGAGCCGGAGAAGCAGCTGGAACCGCCCGCGCACACCGCCGGGGGCTCGCCCGGGGCAAAGGCCACCGATTAGGAAGCCGCCGAGCGCGTGGCCCCGCGGGCGGCCGGTCGCTCGGGATCGAAGG
This window of the Deltaproteobacteria bacterium genome carries:
- a CDS encoding acyl carrier protein; amino-acid sequence: MPWKERSRRCGGGCRMVRNALQPYESYRGAAQAKGAIFRDGGTRAPCLLETRPRGGGDDRRNVPRARQPAVRGRPRRLGWRAEGEAVDASRRCRARMRRSARPRRPGESSPRVNETKGEPMRLASPTHVTRLRRVLDYLARASSVDHASTELVEPHVRCLVADHLGVGPEDLAPEVSLRDDLAADSLDLVELALVLEGEFGITVPEAVLEEVRTYGELVGAVEALVRRREADGAHPNGDLTPVRVRVVPAPGRMTGDLERTDWLTPYTAETIAEDALRSGPGARLEVSVPPDLSDAELAGFRDQLAWLDDRRIQVRVWRDRQLRRQHAA
- a CDS encoding alpha/beta hydrolase encodes the protein MRSRTLDVDGPIHLADFGGTGPTMVLVHGLGGSHANWLAVGAGLAAHARVLAPDLPGFGRTPLAGRSARVRPNVELLDRLLDAVDGGPAVLVGNSMGGLIAMMEAAARPEKVAGLVLVGPAQPRPRGALLDPAVALTFAAYAFPGVGERFLRWRAAWLGPERLVRQTLALCCADPTSVPPDVVAAHVALARERQRMPWAQPAFLEAARSILAVLARRREVQATIRRITAPTLLVQGSEDRLVPLAASRALAKLRPDWRLAVFERVGHVPQLEAPERFVATVAGWLEDAVRPTGQAAC
- a CDS encoding CBS domain-containing protein; protein product: MKTVRQLLRGKGPGVLSVSPETPVFAALEVMAEKNVGALLVVEEEALVGIFSERDYARKVILKGKSSKETPVKDIMSSHVLYVRPEQTIEDCMALMTDKHVRHLPVLDQGKLIGVISIGDVVKALIDEQQFIIEQLQNYITGR
- a CDS encoding Re/Si-specific NAD(P)(+) transhydrogenase subunit alpha, whose product is MRVGVPREIVPGERRVALTPDAAAALVKAGLQVLVETRAGESAFHSDAAFDSAGARIVPDAGILYGQADVVVKVQKPALAEVDRLREGVVLVSFLQALTSPQLVQRLAARRITSFGMEGIPRISRAQKMDALSSQANIAGYKAVLIAAESLPRFFPMMMTAAGTVFAARVLVMGAGVAGLQAIATARRLGAQVWGYDVRAAVKEQVESLGAKFLELDLGIADAEDKGGYAKALSADAARRQQELLAEKTKDFDVVITTALVPGRPAPRLVTAETVARMRPGSVIVDLGAEAGGNCELTEPDKVIVTHGVTIHGPTNLPATLPVHASQLYARNVTELLRELVKDGALALDFDDEVIKGACVTHGGEIVNDAVKATVAARKSGGEEDGVTTELEVGLYIFMLAGFLGYHIITRVPPLLHTPLMSATNAIAAISLVGSLVVAGSDYSNVPHGWVCTLLGFVAVTCSSTNAFGGFLITDRMLRMFKTAEDRARGTRRPVELQAFGAVAAVVGGVAAVLYVTKPAGMAMGEYLHERVAPEALRYCYILSAAMFVLGLKGLSSPRWARSGMSLAAFGMFVAVVGTLFHPHIVTYRWIAVGFAIGAVVGGTMGLRIPMTAVPQRTALSHSLGALAACLVGVSEYFRYQGALNRVTLTALDFEVVVGGLTFTGSLIAAAKLQELLRGRPITYRGQNIISLTLLSIIVASGANLVVTAAATPFFYVMVAMAFVFGLLLVIPIGAADMPVVIALLNSYGGLADAAMGFVLMNKIQIITGSLDGTSGFLLALLMCRAMNRSAMNVLFGAFGKVSEEEAAAAAEAKGTVRSIVPEETAVLLETARNMIVVPGYGMAVAQAQHAVAELGNILKERGVDVKYAIHPVAGRMPGHMNVLLAEANVPYEMLHEMEAINPYFPEADIVLVVGANDVTNPAAKNNKSSPLYGMPILEVDRAKSIIVLKRSMRPGFAGVDNDLYYNEKCMMLFGDAKASLTKLISEMKSLL